A section of the Eriocheir sinensis breed Jianghai 21 chromosome 40, ASM2467909v1, whole genome shotgun sequence genome encodes:
- the LOC127009432 gene encoding histidine-rich glycoprotein-like, whose amino-acid sequence MALATTMNNLWNRHHRHHHRYTHHNQRQHRHHHRYSHHNQRHHRHHHRYSHHNQRQHRHHHRYSHHNQRQHRHHHRYSHHNQRHHRHHHRYSHHNQRHHRHHHRYSHHNQRHHRHHHRYTHHNQRQHRHHHRYTHHNQRQHRHHHRYTHHNQRQHRHHHRYSHHNQRQHRHHHRYTHHNQRQHRHHHRYTHHNQRQHRHHHRYTHHNQRQHRHHHRYTHHNQRHHRHHHRYSHHNQRQHRHHHRYSHHNQRQHRHHHRYTHHNQRHHRHHHRYTHHNQRHHRHHHRYTHHNQRHHRHHHRYSHHNQRHHRHHHRYSHHNQRHHRHHHRYSHHNQRQHRHHHRYSHHNQRQHRHHHRYSHHNQRQHQHHLRTY is encoded by the exons ATGGCGCTGGCCACCACTATGAACAACCTC TGGaatcgccaccaccgccaccaccaccgctacaccCACCATAACCAGCgtcagcaccgccaccaccaccgctactcccACCATAACCagcgtcaccaccgccaccaccaccgctactcccACCATAACCAGCgtcagcaccgccaccaccaccgctactcccACCATAACCAGCgtcagcaccgccaccaccaccgctactcccACCATAACCagcgtcaccaccgccaccaccaccgctactcccACCATAACCagcgtcaccaccgccaccaccaccgctactcccACCATAACCagcgtcaccaccgccaccaccaccgctacaccCACCATAACCAGCgtcagcaccgccaccaccaccgctacaccCACCATAACCAGCgtcagcaccgccaccaccaccgctacaccCACCATAACCAGCgtcagcaccgccaccaccaccgctactcccACCATAACCAGCgtcagcaccgccaccaccaccgctacaccCACCATAACCAGCgtcagcaccgccaccaccaccgctacaccCACCATAACCAGCgtcagcaccgccaccaccaccgctacaccCACCATAACCAGCgtcagcaccgccaccaccaccgctacaccCACCATAACCagcgtcaccaccgccaccaccaccgctactcccACCATAACCAGCgtcagcaccgccaccaccaccgctactcccACCATAACCAGCgtcagcaccgccaccaccaccgctacaccCACCATAACCagcgtcaccaccgccaccaccaccgctacaccCACCATAACCagcgtcaccaccgccaccaccaccgctacaccCACCATAACCagcgtcaccaccgccaccaccaccgctactcccACCATAACCagcgtcaccaccgccaccaccaccgctactcccACCATAACCagcgtcaccaccgccaccaccaccgctactcccACCATAACCAGCgtcagcaccgccaccaccaccgctactcccACCATAACCAGCgtcagcaccgccaccaccaccgctactcccACCATAACCAGCGTCAACATCAGCACCACCTTCGTACCTACTGA